In Natronococcus occultus SP4, the following proteins share a genomic window:
- a CDS encoding universal stress protein, producing the protein MSDGIVAVVSGTTSPERVLFEAARRADDSGGAVYVLYVLGLEWYASAELWLAERLRIPTGTETIREVCERKADRVAAPALETYETAGRIGHPIDEIVEYATQVGADTVVADGDLTAGAGAWRRASEPLEPFRERELSVVPVY; encoded by the coding sequence ATGAGCGATGGAATCGTCGCCGTCGTCAGCGGCACCACCTCCCCCGAGCGCGTGCTCTTCGAGGCGGCCCGGCGCGCCGACGACTCCGGCGGCGCCGTCTACGTCCTCTACGTCCTCGGGTTGGAGTGGTACGCGAGCGCGGAGCTCTGGCTGGCCGAACGCCTGCGGATCCCGACCGGGACGGAGACGATTCGAGAGGTCTGTGAACGGAAGGCTGATCGAGTCGCCGCGCCCGCACTCGAGACGTACGAGACGGCGGGCCGGATCGGTCACCCGATCGACGAGATCGTCGAGTACGCCACACAGGTCGGGGCCGACACCGTCGTCGCCGACGGCGACCTGACGGCGGGCGCCGGTGCCTGGCGACGCGCTTCGGAACCGCTCGAGCCGTTCCGAGAACGGGAGCTATCGGTCGTCCCGGTGTACTGA
- a CDS encoding CopG family ribbon-helix-helix protein, with the protein MRTSLAVPDEILAEFDATWQAEGLDSRSRAVREAMAEYVERHRTLETTTGSVTGVIVFDYEHERVIERLHDVQHDYQEAIISTSHAHRGEWCLETVFVDGEAERVRQLIYRLKDFDGVRRVRFMFL; encoded by the coding sequence ATGCGCACAAGTCTCGCCGTTCCGGACGAGATCCTCGCGGAGTTCGACGCGACCTGGCAGGCCGAGGGGCTCGACTCGCGGTCGCGAGCCGTTCGCGAGGCGATGGCCGAGTACGTCGAGCGCCACCGGACTCTCGAGACGACGACCGGCTCCGTAACGGGCGTCATCGTCTTCGACTACGAGCACGAGCGAGTGATCGAGCGACTCCACGACGTCCAGCACGACTACCAGGAGGCGATCATCTCGACCAGCCACGCCCACCGGGGCGAGTGGTGTCTCGAGACGGTGTTCGTCGACGGCGAGGCCGAACGGGTCAGACAGCTCATCTACCGGCTGAAGGATTTTGACGGCGTACGACGGGTTCGGTTCATGTTCCTGTAG
- a CDS encoding SHOCT domain-containing protein, with translation MGSDGGYSLTEIFAIKFVLADIVIIAALLFAGPIYAVAITVLLVISVFLVWYLTERVGSDEDADAQPAPEPADPVTELQNRYAAGELSEAEFEAKLERLLDSNERAERAGVETRELSLEREQ, from the coding sequence ATGGGCAGCGACGGCGGCTACAGCCTCACCGAGATCTTCGCCATCAAGTTCGTGCTGGCCGATATCGTTATCATCGCCGCCCTGCTTTTCGCCGGGCCGATCTACGCGGTCGCGATCACCGTTCTGCTGGTCATCAGCGTCTTTCTCGTCTGGTATCTCACCGAGCGAGTGGGAAGCGACGAGGACGCCGACGCCCAGCCCGCCCCCGAGCCGGCCGACCCCGTCACCGAGCTGCAGAACCGCTACGCCGCCGGCGAGCTCTCGGAGGCCGAGTTCGAGGCGAAACTCGAGCGCCTGCTCGACTCGAACGAGCGGGCCGAGCGGGCGGGCGTCGAGACCCGCGAGCTCTCCCTCGAGCGCGAGCAGTAG
- a CDS encoding MATE family efflux transporter, whose product MVRFPNPIRLVILWIGLALARFGLISSERARRTTNLAWPRVLTGLARMSKNAVDVAMVGVAVGSTAIAGVGFAAPFWGLAFAIGGGVAGGTIALVSQRYGAEAFDSLGQAVRSSVVLVLLLTLPVTALFWTYPTELISIIGNDPETISKGATYLQIVGLGVPFAGLNLIGSRTFVGMDDAWTPMVVRAGGAVANIGLNAVLIFGLGLGVAGAALGTVLANVVVTVTFAIGLVAGWLPGIGSFQFSVDPFGGYFDAETIRDLTSIGLPVMGTKSVWTVAEFPMLAIVALFGPQVVAAYVIARRIWGLMNTPGWGFGLAASSLVGQELGNGREGTAERYGREIVLFAVAVYVVAAAIVFAFAEPIVLAFTDDPAELSVPTAVALIYAACLAIVLKGVSTGAEGALKASGDTRWPFYSQLVGMFGLAIPLAYLGAAGLTIPAVTLPVLGVSTPGISIPALGLTGLYLAFIAETAAPAVINYYRFSTGRWKAISRGYRPGAAPSDD is encoded by the coding sequence GTGGTCCGGTTTCCGAATCCGATCCGACTCGTAATCCTCTGGATCGGGCTGGCGCTCGCCCGGTTCGGATTGATCAGCTCCGAGCGAGCGCGTCGCACGACGAACCTCGCCTGGCCCCGCGTCCTCACCGGGCTGGCGCGGATGTCGAAAAACGCGGTCGACGTTGCGATGGTCGGCGTCGCGGTCGGCTCGACGGCGATCGCCGGCGTCGGCTTCGCCGCCCCCTTCTGGGGACTGGCCTTCGCCATCGGCGGTGGGGTCGCCGGGGGAACCATCGCGCTGGTCTCCCAGCGCTACGGCGCCGAGGCGTTCGACTCGCTGGGTCAGGCCGTCCGCTCGAGCGTCGTACTGGTCTTACTGCTGACGCTCCCGGTGACGGCCCTGTTCTGGACGTACCCGACCGAGCTGATCTCGATCATCGGCAACGATCCCGAGACGATCTCCAAGGGCGCGACCTACCTCCAGATCGTCGGTCTCGGAGTGCCGTTCGCGGGACTGAACCTCATCGGAAGCCGGACGTTCGTCGGGATGGACGACGCCTGGACACCGATGGTCGTCCGAGCTGGCGGTGCGGTCGCCAACATCGGGCTCAACGCCGTGTTGATCTTCGGCCTCGGGCTCGGCGTCGCCGGCGCCGCCCTCGGAACCGTCCTGGCGAACGTCGTCGTCACCGTGACGTTCGCGATCGGGCTCGTCGCGGGCTGGCTCCCCGGGATCGGTTCCTTCCAGTTCAGCGTCGATCCGTTCGGCGGCTACTTCGACGCGGAGACGATTCGGGATCTGACCTCGATCGGACTGCCGGTTATGGGAACCAAATCCGTCTGGACTGTCGCCGAGTTCCCCATGCTCGCAATCGTCGCGCTGTTCGGCCCGCAGGTCGTCGCCGCCTACGTCATCGCCCGGCGAATCTGGGGACTGATGAACACGCCCGGCTGGGGCTTCGGCCTTGCGGCCTCGAGCCTCGTCGGCCAGGAGCTGGGCAACGGCCGCGAGGGAACCGCCGAGCGCTACGGCCGCGAGATCGTCCTCTTTGCCGTCGCCGTCTACGTCGTCGCCGCGGCGATCGTTTTCGCGTTCGCGGAGCCGATCGTCCTCGCCTTTACCGACGATCCGGCCGAACTCTCGGTCCCGACTGCCGTCGCGCTGATCTACGCGGCCTGCCTGGCGATCGTCCTCAAGGGGGTCTCGACGGGCGCCGAGGGCGCGCTCAAGGCCAGCGGCGACACCCGGTGGCCGTTCTACAGCCAGCTCGTCGGTATGTTCGGGCTCGCGATCCCGCTTGCCTATCTGGGCGCCGCGGGGCTGACGATCCCCGCCGTGACGCTCCCGGTGCTTGGTGTGTCGACGCCCGGAATTTCGATCCCCGCACTCGGGCTGACGGGGCTGTACCTCGCGTTCATCGCCGAAACCGCCGCGCCCGCCGTGATCAACTACTACCGGTTCTCGACCGGACGCTGGAAGGCCATCAGCCGCGGCTACCGACCCGGGGCCGCACCCAGCGACGACTGA
- a CDS encoding MFS transporter: MDSEHAERPDGRRSWLVAIVGAVAMVFTFGTPLSYGIFRAPFSDAFGVSPLALSGVFAVMLCTFFIGSGLVGVFGTRLDSRAVLLACSLVTGLLAPALYLVESLAGLAVVFALLGLALGTAFVLLASVVPRWFERRRGAATGLIFVGNGLGLTVLPPVWQYVLAEIGVRPGFLLVMSLTTVAFLLAGLVCRRPRWAEQSTATAGELLEWLARLGGTRTFQLLFVGIALSFAWYQLLAAYAVDLFAYRGLTEAGASAAFGLIGGVSIISRIGSGYLADIVGSRRAFLTSLVSAAAGIALLFVSSIPTLPVAIFLIGLGLGGSATLYIPLLMTIYSPEKDTAVVGIFNIAIGVTALAMPPIGTASVAYTGSFTIAILLTFGAALAGLWSTAAGTTGPVRT, translated from the coding sequence GTGGACTCCGAGCACGCCGAGCGTCCGGACGGACGCCGCAGCTGGCTGGTCGCGATCGTCGGCGCCGTCGCGATGGTCTTTACGTTCGGCACGCCGCTGTCGTACGGCATCTTCCGCGCGCCGTTCAGCGACGCGTTCGGCGTCTCGCCGCTGGCGCTGTCGGGCGTGTTCGCCGTCATGCTGTGTACCTTCTTCATCGGCTCCGGACTCGTCGGGGTCTTCGGCACCCGACTGGACTCTCGGGCCGTGCTGCTGGCCTGTTCGCTCGTGACGGGGCTGCTGGCGCCCGCGTTGTACCTCGTGGAGTCGCTCGCCGGGCTGGCGGTCGTCTTCGCCCTCCTCGGGCTGGCGCTTGGTACGGCGTTCGTCCTGCTGGCGTCGGTCGTCCCGCGCTGGTTCGAGCGCCGACGGGGTGCCGCGACGGGGCTGATCTTCGTCGGTAACGGGCTCGGCCTGACCGTGCTCCCGCCGGTCTGGCAGTACGTCCTCGCCGAAATCGGCGTCCGGCCCGGCTTTCTGCTCGTGATGTCGCTGACGACGGTCGCCTTCCTGCTCGCAGGCCTGGTCTGTCGGCGGCCGCGGTGGGCCGAGCAGTCGACCGCGACCGCGGGGGAGCTCCTCGAGTGGCTCGCCCGTCTCGGCGGCACCCGCACGTTCCAGCTGCTGTTCGTCGGCATCGCGCTCTCGTTCGCCTGGTACCAGCTACTGGCGGCCTACGCCGTCGATCTGTTCGCCTACCGCGGACTGACCGAAGCCGGCGCGTCGGCTGCGTTCGGCCTGATCGGCGGCGTCAGCATCATCTCCCGGATCGGCAGCGGCTACCTCGCCGATATCGTGGGTTCGCGTCGTGCTTTTCTCACGTCGCTCGTCTCTGCGGCCGCCGGTATCGCCCTGCTGTTCGTCTCCTCGATCCCGACGCTCCCGGTCGCGATCTTCCTGATCGGACTCGGGCTCGGCGGCTCCGCGACGCTGTACATCCCGCTGTTGATGACGATCTACTCGCCCGAGAAGGACACCGCCGTCGTCGGGATCTTCAATATCGCGATCGGCGTGACTGCGCTGGCGATGCCCCCGATCGGCACCGCAAGCGTCGCCTACACCGGGAGCTTCACGATCGCGATCCTCCTGACGTTCGGCGCGGCTCTCGCCGGACTCTGGTCGACCGCCGCCGGGACGACCGGGCCGGTGCGAACGTGA
- a CDS encoding DegT/DnrJ/EryC1/StrS family aminotransferase, which translates to MSDDIPLFEIAWDERDVQNAIDSITRGSYWANGPYVEEFENGLERYLGVEHAVTVNSGTTALVAALEAHGIGEGDEVVVPAFTFIATANAVRLAGAEPTFADIEPETYGLDPAAVADAITERTAAIVPVHPYGAPCRIAEIAAIAAEADVPVIEDAAEAFGSTHQGRTLGTFGETAALSFCQNKILPTGEGGAVVTDDDELARRLERFRSHGRASAEYFDSAASGDYVGLGTNIRMSDLVAAVGCAQLAKVDELIAQRRRVADRYAAGLAGIDGVEPHPEPADGRHVRQLYTVTLAPSIDRETVIETLAARGIASKIYWDPPVHLTRAYRDRHEPGSLPVTERVSGCVLSLPISPVLETDAVDRVVAALETAVESTRVATPADRAEPRAADDGAESGD; encoded by the coding sequence ATGAGCGACGACATTCCCCTGTTCGAGATCGCCTGGGACGAACGGGACGTGCAGAACGCGATCGACTCGATCACGCGAGGCTCGTACTGGGCCAACGGCCCCTACGTCGAGGAGTTCGAAAACGGCCTCGAGCGCTACCTCGGCGTCGAGCACGCGGTGACGGTCAACTCGGGGACGACGGCACTGGTCGCGGCGCTCGAGGCCCACGGGATCGGCGAGGGCGACGAGGTCGTCGTCCCGGCGTTTACCTTCATCGCGACGGCAAACGCCGTTCGCCTGGCCGGCGCCGAGCCGACGTTCGCCGATATCGAGCCGGAGACGTACGGGCTCGATCCGGCGGCCGTCGCCGACGCGATCACCGAACGAACGGCCGCGATCGTCCCCGTCCACCCCTACGGCGCGCCCTGCCGGATCGCCGAGATCGCCGCGATAGCAGCCGAGGCGGACGTCCCCGTGATCGAGGACGCAGCCGAGGCGTTCGGGAGCACGCACCAGGGACGGACGCTCGGCACGTTCGGCGAGACCGCGGCGCTGAGCTTCTGTCAGAACAAGATCCTGCCGACGGGGGAGGGCGGCGCGGTCGTTACCGACGACGACGAGCTCGCTCGCCGGCTCGAGCGGTTTCGCTCCCACGGGCGGGCCTCCGCGGAGTACTTCGATTCGGCCGCCAGCGGCGACTACGTCGGGCTCGGTACGAACATCCGGATGTCGGATCTCGTCGCGGCCGTGGGCTGTGCACAGCTCGCGAAGGTCGACGAGTTGATCGCACAGCGCCGACGGGTCGCCGACCGGTACGCCGCGGGACTGGCCGGGATCGACGGCGTCGAGCCCCATCCCGAACCGGCCGACGGGCGCCACGTTCGCCAGCTCTACACCGTGACGCTGGCACCGAGTATCGACCGCGAGACCGTAATCGAGACCCTCGCGGCCCGGGGGATCGCTTCGAAGATCTACTGGGATCCGCCCGTCCACCTGACCCGTGCCTACCGGGATCGACACGAGCCGGGATCGCTGCCCGTCACGGAGCGCGTTAGCGGGTGCGTTCTCTCCCTGCCGATCTCTCCTGTCCTCGAAACCGACGCCGTCGACCGCGTCGTCGCTGCCCTCGAGACCGCCGTCGAGTCGACGCGAGTCGCAACCCCCGCCGATCGGGCCGAGCCGCGGGCCGCCGACGACGGTGCCGAATCTGGAGACTGA
- a CDS encoding NAD-dependent epimerase/dehydratase family protein produces the protein MRWVPLTGDDTSISEAIARVDRTDGRGVVVFDDRNRLVGAATSDRLRGALLEGTTPDAPVSSVLDEPTTARDDAPSVPGPDAEDERIDDTVETVASWTERTAGPNEADIETILVVGGAGYVGSVLCRCLLEDGFAVRVLDPLMYGARGVAALADRERFELYRGDARAVGDVLGAIEDVDAVVHLGGIVGDPATELDPRKTLEYNLHSTQLLASICKYHGLNRFLFASTCSVYGRTDGTGRCTEDDPLNPVSLYARAKIQSERVLRELADDRFEPTILRMATVYGYSPRMRFDLVGNVLPAKAHEKGVVPVFGGDQYRPNVHVEDVARAYRDCLNAPFEDVAGETFNVGSNEQNYRIDELATVVADTFPEAEIEYHDDRTDERSYRVEFAKLQSRLDFEPTRTIRDHCLELREAFEADAFASSTATRYSNRATLEAAPSHEETDAVIEADEASVLEERDESTPIEAEVGDRPSGGTR, from the coding sequence ATGAGATGGGTACCACTCACAGGTGACGACACGTCGATCAGCGAGGCGATCGCCCGCGTCGATCGGACCGACGGTCGCGGCGTCGTCGTCTTCGATGACCGGAACCGACTCGTCGGCGCCGCAACGAGCGACCGACTCAGGGGGGCATTGCTCGAGGGAACGACGCCGGACGCGCCGGTTTCCTCGGTTCTCGACGAGCCAACGACCGCTAGAGACGACGCGCCGTCAGTTCCCGGTCCCGACGCCGAGGACGAACGAATCGACGACACGGTAGAAACCGTTGCCAGCTGGACCGAACGCACCGCCGGGCCGAACGAGGCGGACATCGAAACGATCCTCGTGGTCGGGGGCGCCGGCTACGTCGGCTCGGTTCTGTGTCGGTGCCTGCTCGAGGACGGCTTCGCCGTCCGCGTCCTCGATCCGCTCATGTACGGGGCCCGCGGCGTCGCCGCGCTCGCCGACCGCGAGCGGTTCGAGCTGTACCGCGGCGACGCCCGCGCGGTCGGCGACGTCCTCGGTGCGATCGAGGACGTCGACGCGGTCGTCCATCTGGGCGGGATCGTCGGCGACCCCGCGACCGAGCTCGATCCGCGCAAGACCCTCGAGTACAACCTCCACTCGACGCAGCTGCTGGCGTCGATCTGCAAGTACCACGGGCTCAACCGGTTCCTGTTCGCCTCGACCTGTAGCGTCTACGGGCGAACCGACGGGACCGGTCGGTGTACCGAGGACGACCCCCTGAACCCGGTCTCGCTGTACGCGCGGGCGAAGATCCAGTCCGAGCGGGTCCTCCGGGAGCTCGCCGACGATCGGTTCGAGCCGACGATCCTCAGGATGGCGACGGTGTATGGCTACTCGCCGCGGATGCGCTTCGATCTCGTCGGGAACGTCCTCCCCGCGAAGGCCCACGAGAAGGGCGTCGTTCCCGTCTTCGGCGGCGATCAGTACCGCCCGAACGTCCACGTCGAGGACGTCGCGCGGGCCTACCGGGACTGTCTGAACGCGCCGTTCGAAGACGTCGCTGGAGAGACGTTCAACGTCGGCTCGAACGAGCAGAACTACCGGATCGACGAGCTCGCGACGGTCGTCGCCGACACGTTCCCCGAAGCCGAGATCGAGTACCACGACGATCGGACCGACGAGCGCAGCTACCGCGTCGAGTTCGCGAAGCTGCAATCGCGGCTCGACTTCGAACCGACCCGAACGATTCGGGATCACTGTCTCGAGCTCCGGGAGGCCTTCGAGGCCGACGCGTTCGCCTCGTCGACGGCGACGCGGTACAGCAACCGGGCGACCCTCGAGGCGGCGCCGTCCCACGAGGAGACCGACGCGGTGATCGAGGCCGACGAGGCGTCCGTCCTCGAGGAGCGAGACGAGTCGACCCCGATCGAGGCGGAGGTCGGGGACCGACCGTCCGGCGGAACCCGCTGA